Proteins from one Desulfonema limicola genomic window:
- a CDS encoding DsbA family protein, translating into MKNKSLYVKFAVLLVYLIPIMAGTAFGNEVETRISEIMKHKLQGIRTEEGVDVKVSKIPDPLKSEFDLYKVNYTKDGKPFGEITVSVISENDKSYMISGGSVWDINQGRELQFLWRSLTTKAQIPVDEQHLVMGDHKKCSLPIAVFSDYLCFHCKQFLPAVEDYVSANENMCLYFYDMPLVSLHKNSEYIAKLAIAWREITGKPVPSEIYSQEFKDNKTYIEEWFEDMLAIEKADITAFYKKASSPEIEKKIENDMQLAGKLNVRGTPSLFIDGHQTPASLDQVEIVVEYLSKK; encoded by the coding sequence ATGAAAAACAAATCATTATACGTTAAATTTGCAGTCCTGCTCGTTTATCTCATTCCCATCATGGCTGGAACAGCTTTTGGAAATGAGGTTGAAACCCGGATTTCGGAAATAATGAAACATAAATTGCAGGGCATCAGGACCGAGGAAGGTGTGGATGTAAAGGTCAGCAAAATTCCCGATCCCCTGAAATCCGAGTTTGATCTTTACAAGGTTAATTACACCAAAGACGGAAAGCCATTTGGAGAAATAACAGTGTCTGTGATCTCTGAAAATGATAAATCCTACATGATAAGCGGCGGTTCGGTCTGGGATATTAACCAGGGCCGGGAATTGCAGTTTTTGTGGAGATCTTTGACAACCAAGGCTCAAATTCCGGTGGATGAACAGCATCTTGTCATGGGAGACCATAAAAAGTGCAGCCTGCCAATTGCGGTTTTCAGTGATTATCTCTGCTTTCACTGCAAACAGTTTCTGCCTGCTGTTGAAGATTATGTAAGCGCAAATGAAAACATGTGCCTCTACTTTTATGACATGCCCCTGGTATCTCTTCATAAGAATTCAGAATACATTGCAAAACTTGCAATTGCCTGGAGAGAGATTACCGGAAAACCTGTTCCTTCTGAAATCTATTCACAGGAATTCAAGGATAATAAAACTTATATTGAAGAATGGTTTGAGGACATGCTTGCCATTGAAAAGGCTGATATAACAGCTTTTTATAAAAAAGCATCTTCACCTGAGATTGAAAAGAAGATTGAAAACGATATGCAGCTTGCAGGAAAATTGAATGTAAGGGGAACCCCGTCATTGTTCATAGACGGCCATCAGACCCCGGCAAGCCTGGATCAGGTGGAAATAGTTGTTGAATATCTGAGTAAAAAATAA
- a CDS encoding TraK domain-containing protein has product MKLTGKIMMIGVFSLMLASFAGAETRNDVKSVTSDIQKLIDESENRLGGNVKEHRSAKPEVTVPEKTASDQENDTIYVYPEKKKYIGLSKVDINRFHCEQGNVTGVIFSEDKGLTVNRSGSNAFLRILPDSYAFESPFELYMICAEDTLYRIIGDPQWVSARNVILKDGDKKIEQALDFFKGKTREENIVRLIKKSWNEDWDPAWTITPKFKPVMKNENYRVSWYRSIDTGSEWVIEQYIVEGMKGNVRIEESAFVNRQTVAVSCFDPVITNGKLAQVVVVRGKIQ; this is encoded by the coding sequence ATGAAATTAACCGGAAAAATTATGATGATCGGGGTATTCAGCCTGATGCTTGCATCATTTGCCGGTGCAGAAACCCGAAATGATGTCAAATCTGTGACCTCTGATATACAAAAACTCATAGATGAATCTGAAAACCGGCTTGGAGGAAATGTAAAGGAACACAGGAGCGCAAAACCGGAAGTCACAGTGCCTGAAAAAACGGCATCAGACCAGGAAAATGATACCATATATGTGTATCCTGAAAAAAAGAAATACATTGGTCTGTCAAAGGTTGATATTAACCGATTTCACTGCGAGCAGGGCAATGTTACGGGCGTAATCTTTTCCGAAGACAAGGGACTTACTGTGAACCGGTCAGGTTCCAATGCCTTTTTGCGAATCCTTCCTGACAGCTATGCTTTTGAAAGCCCTTTTGAGCTTTACATGATCTGTGCTGAGGATACTTTGTACAGGATTATCGGTGATCCCCAGTGGGTTTCGGCCAGGAATGTGATTTTAAAAGACGGGGATAAAAAGATTGAGCAGGCCCTGGATTTTTTCAAAGGCAAGACCCGTGAGGAAAATATTGTCAGGCTTATAAAAAAATCATGGAATGAGGACTGGGACCCTGCATGGACAATTACTCCGAAGTTCAAACCTGTGATGAAAAATGAGAATTACAGAGTTTCATGGTATCGGTCAATTGATACCGGGAGTGAATGGGTTATTGAGCAGTATATTGTTGAAGGGATGAAAGGAAATGTTCGGATTGAGGAATCTGCTTTTGTAAATCGTCAGACCGTGGCTGTGTCGTGCTTTGACCCGGTTATTACAAACGGGAAACTGGCTCAGGTTGTGGTGGTAAGGGGAAAAATCCAATAA
- a CDS encoding TraV family lipoprotein, producing MRNIIYIILLISIGSFYGCGVMMGMVEKIVDPYSRKYKCPNPQGFDCIDLDASYAADQEIQSEKNENHTDSGHDMLSKPEPDDFGDFITDDLKNTLEQAAGNPKPEPVSEILMKHIRDRKSFPKIETRLLEQIGENYLQCIEDAEKKAKKLKLTDGAATKALHECSALLANVPGLVPFKSTELSEKLKIQRESDAKKVIAQSVSPGATPIRVPAKGIRIFIAPYVDNRDVFNQGHFIFTTIGEGRWVLPEETGKHNTAIKVLEK from the coding sequence ATGAGAAACATCATATATATCATCCTCCTGATCTCAATTGGATCTTTTTACGGGTGCGGGGTCATGATGGGGATGGTGGAAAAAATTGTTGATCCCTATTCCAGAAAGTACAAGTGCCCAAATCCGCAGGGTTTTGATTGCATTGATCTTGATGCATCCTATGCCGCAGATCAGGAAATTCAGTCTGAAAAAAATGAAAATCATACAGATTCAGGTCATGACATGCTTTCAAAACCTGAACCTGATGATTTTGGAGATTTTATTACAGATGACCTGAAAAATACCCTGGAACAGGCAGCTGGAAATCCAAAGCCTGAACCTGTTTCCGAAATTCTGATGAAACATATCCGGGACAGGAAAAGTTTTCCAAAAATTGAAACCCGACTTTTGGAACAGATTGGTGAAAATTATTTGCAGTGCATTGAAGATGCGGAAAAGAAAGCGAAAAAGCTGAAACTGACAGATGGTGCAGCTACAAAAGCCCTTCATGAATGCTCAGCACTTCTGGCCAATGTACCTGGTCTTGTTCCTTTTAAAAGCACGGAACTGAGCGAAAAGCTGAAGATTCAGCGGGAATCTGATGCAAAAAAGGTCATTGCCCAGTCTGTAAGTCCCGGAGCAACTCCAATACGTGTACCTGCAAAGGGTATCAGGATTTTTATCGCGCCTTATGTTGACAACAGGGATGTATTCAACCAGGGGCATTTCATATTTACCACTATTGGGGAAGGAAGATGGGTACTGCCCGAAGAAACAGGAAAACACAATACTGCAATAAAGGTACTGGAAAAATGA
- a CDS encoding GSU2403 family nucleotidyltransferase fold protein — protein sequence MEKKYKLLSTVLKELESAGVLEKLILAGSWCQYYYRILFDEAPEIPLIRTTDIDFLVPNPPKIRKKVDVSELLNNLGFDNDFDYHTGLVKYVHPDLEIQFLTPALGRGKGSPYEIKKLNINAEGLRYLTLLQDFKFQMKHAGITIWLPEPEAFVLHKILISQKRKSQAKTDKDLQSAQSIGELCIEDEARRERLKFIFEAMPRKWKRDILGVVKLISPDIFSCLNL from the coding sequence ATGGAAAAAAAGTATAAACTCCTTTCAACCGTACTCAAAGAACTGGAAAGCGCAGGAGTTCTGGAAAAACTGATTCTTGCCGGAAGCTGGTGTCAGTATTATTACAGAATTCTATTTGATGAAGCACCGGAAATCCCGCTTATCAGAACCACTGATATTGACTTTCTTGTGCCAAACCCTCCAAAAATCAGGAAAAAAGTTGATGTGAGTGAGCTTTTAAACAATCTTGGATTTGATAATGATTTTGATTATCATACCGGCCTTGTGAAATACGTTCATCCTGATCTTGAAATCCAATTTCTAACACCAGCTCTTGGCAGGGGAAAAGGCAGTCCTTATGAAATAAAAAAGCTGAATATTAACGCAGAAGGTCTAAGGTATCTGACGCTGTTACAGGATTTTAAATTTCAAATGAAGCACGCTGGCATTACCATCTGGCTCCCGGAGCCGGAAGCATTTGTGCTTCATAAAATCCTTATCAGCCAGAAACGGAAAAGCCAGGCAAAAACGGATAAGGATTTACAGAGTGCCCAAAGTATCGGTGAATTGTGCATTGAGGATGAAGCCCGCCGGGAACGCCTGAAATTTATATTTGAAGCAATGCCCCGTAAATGGAAAAGGGATATATTGGGCGTGGTAAAGCTTATTTCACCAGACATTTTTTCCTGCTTGAATTTATGA
- a CDS encoding type II toxin-antitoxin system VapC family toxin, with product MTEIFLDTSYVIALSSVKDHFHQKALETAEKIQAEKSKLITTRAVMLEIGNALSGFKYRTAAVKLLNALESDPNVGIVSLTESLYSQGFSLFCKRQDKNWGLVDCISRTLDTNCLT from the coding sequence ATGACTGAAATATTCCTTGATACCTCATATGTCATTGCATTATCATCCGTAAAAGATCATTTCCATCAGAAAGCTCTTGAAACAGCAGAAAAGATTCAAGCTGAAAAATCAAAACTGATTACAACCAGGGCGGTTATGCTGGAAATTGGAAATGCCTTGTCAGGATTCAAATACAGAACCGCTGCCGTAAAACTGCTGAACGCTTTGGAATCTGATCCGAATGTGGGTATAGTTTCTTTAACAGAATCTCTTTACTCTCAGGGCTTTTCTCTTTTTTGCAAAAGACAGGATAAAAACTGGGGTCTGGTTGACTGCATTTCCCGAACCCTTGACACAAATTGCCTAACATAA